The following are from one region of the Stanieria cyanosphaera PCC 7437 genome:
- a CDS encoding class I SAM-dependent methyltransferase, translated as MVQNNTRLDREREFHDRRFAEDSNRQQKVGKFYKITQSIQQQREKMLLNHSRGVKVIEYGCGTGSYALKLAQQGAELVTGIDISPVAIKMAQEAAKAKGVTEKASFRVMNAENLEFEPDSYDLICGSGILHHLDLNLAINSIVKVLKADGKAIFLEPLGHNILINLYRRLTPSIRSEDEHPLLERDLAFFAQHFKQVNIQYFYLTSLGASFLAGKPGFNTVLKCLELLDSALLRLPLIKKQAWLVLIELSQPIKPY; from the coding sequence ATGGTGCAAAATAATACCAGACTAGACCGAGAAAGAGAATTTCATGACCGCCGTTTTGCTGAAGATAGCAACAGACAACAAAAAGTTGGCAAATTCTACAAAATAACTCAATCAATTCAACAGCAAAGAGAAAAGATGTTGTTGAATCACAGTAGAGGAGTAAAAGTAATTGAATATGGCTGTGGTACGGGTAGCTACGCTCTAAAATTAGCTCAACAAGGAGCAGAATTAGTTACAGGAATCGATATTTCTCCTGTAGCTATCAAAATGGCTCAAGAAGCAGCAAAAGCTAAAGGAGTTACCGAAAAAGCATCTTTTAGGGTTATGAATGCCGAAAATTTAGAATTTGAACCAGATTCTTACGATCTAATCTGCGGTTCTGGTATTTTGCATCATTTAGACCTCAATCTTGCCATCAACTCCATCGTCAAAGTGCTTAAAGCAGATGGTAAAGCGATCTTTTTAGAGCCTTTAGGACATAATATATTAATTAACCTTTATCGTCGTCTCACCCCTTCAATCCGTTCTGAAGACGAACATCCTTTGCTAGAGCGAGACTTGGCTTTTTTCGCACAGCATTTTAAGCAGGTAAATATTCAATACTTTTACTTGACTTCTTTAGGAGCTAGTTTTTTAGCAGGAAAACCTGGTTTTAATACTGTTTTAAAATGTTTAGAATTGTTAGATTCAGCTTTACTAAGATTACCCTTGATTAAAAAACAAGCTTGGTTAGTTTTAATCGAACTGTCCCAACCAATCAAGCCATATTAA
- a CDS encoding glycosyltransferase: MKLAFLAGQNSIHTVRWVNAMVEKVSELHLLTMHQPKDPIDQRVKIHQLPYKAPHGYFFNLKHLKKILTNLQPDLLHVHYASGYGTLGRLTGYHPLILSVWGSDVYDFPATSFLHRTLVAANLRQADWVCSTSEVMAKQTLSICPELPNLSITPFGIDIDKFSPRSTLRDKNYLTVGTVKRLTSKYGIDILLKAFAHARTMAINYHPEIANQLRLMIVGDGSQKKELESLAKQLQIQNITNFVGAVPHEQVPHYLNQMDIYVAASRLDSESFGVAVLEASACGLPVVVSNAGGLPEVVADGVTGYIAPKENVQATAKAILQLIQNDRDRILMGLAGRKLVCDRYVWQNNVELMQQIYQKLLSKTKNISLN; the protein is encoded by the coding sequence ATGAAACTGGCTTTTTTAGCAGGGCAAAATTCAATCCATACTGTACGCTGGGTAAATGCAATGGTAGAGAAAGTGAGTGAGTTACACTTGCTAACTATGCATCAACCAAAAGATCCTATCGATCAAAGAGTTAAGATTCATCAATTACCTTACAAAGCTCCTCATGGCTATTTCTTCAACCTCAAGCACCTCAAAAAAATCCTAACCAATCTTCAACCTGATTTATTACACGTTCATTACGCTAGTGGTTATGGAACTTTAGGTCGTCTAACTGGTTATCATCCCTTAATCTTATCGGTTTGGGGTAGTGATGTTTACGATTTTCCTGCAACCAGTTTCCTACACCGTACGTTAGTAGCAGCTAATCTTCGTCAAGCTGACTGGGTATGTTCTACTAGTGAAGTAATGGCAAAACAAACTCTGTCTATTTGTCCTGAACTTCCCAATTTAAGTATTACACCCTTTGGAATTGATATCGACAAGTTTAGCCCCAGATCTACATTAAGAGATAAAAATTATTTAACTGTAGGAACAGTAAAAAGATTAACTTCCAAATATGGTATTGATATTTTACTTAAAGCCTTTGCTCATGCTAGAACAATGGCAATTAATTATCATCCCGAAATTGCTAATCAACTTAGATTAATGATTGTGGGTGATGGTTCTCAAAAAAAAGAACTAGAATCTTTAGCAAAACAATTACAGATACAAAATATCACTAATTTTGTGGGTGCAGTACCACACGAACAAGTTCCTCATTATCTGAATCAAATGGATATCTATGTCGCAGCTAGTCGTTTAGATAGTGAAAGTTTTGGAGTAGCAGTTTTAGAAGCTTCAGCTTGTGGTTTACCTGTAGTTGTTTCTAATGCAGGAGGTTTACCAGAAGTTGTAGCAGATGGAGTAACTGGTTATATTGCTCCCAAAGAAAATGTTCAAGCTACAGCCAAAGCAATTTTACAACTAATTCAAAACGATCGCGACCGCATTTTAATGGGTTTAGCAGGAAGAAAACTAGTTTGCGATCGCTATGTGTGGCAGAATAACGTAGAGCTTATGCAACAAATTTATCAGAAACTGTTGTCTAAAACCAAAAATATTTCACTGAATTAA
- a CDS encoding glycosyltransferase family 2 protein, whose amino-acid sequence MYNPLVSIITVVFNGEKYLEQAIESVINQSYQNIEYIIIDGGSTDGTIEIIKQYEDSIDCWISESDRGLYDAMNKGIALAHGEIIGILNSDDLYFQDTVLEVVKVYQKFQNPCVIYGNMLKFNEEQGKVSWHQGNLTAQAFKTAKIVINHPTCFVQRSLYEQFGGFKPEYEVGADRELMMRFHSQGVIFINTNQTIAKFRLGGTTSYQSLVSIFKREIIQEYKLLNAYAINKTRIAIVLSNKVIQAFRKWLLYKLLGEKLTNQIIMLYVSKKFTLPSQ is encoded by the coding sequence ATGTACAATCCTTTAGTTTCAATAATTACTGTAGTTTTTAATGGCGAAAAATATTTAGAACAAGCCATAGAATCAGTGATAAATCAATCTTATCAAAACATAGAATATATTATTATTGATGGTGGTTCTACAGATGGAACAATCGAGATTATTAAACAATACGAAGATAGTATTGACTGTTGGATTAGTGAAAGCGATCGCGGTCTTTATGATGCTATGAATAAAGGAATTGCTTTAGCTCATGGAGAAATTATTGGCATTTTAAATAGTGATGATTTATATTTTCAAGACACAGTTTTGGAAGTGGTAAAAGTATATCAAAAGTTTCAAAATCCCTGCGTTATTTACGGTAATATGCTGAAGTTTAACGAAGAACAGGGAAAAGTATCTTGGCATCAAGGAAATTTAACCGCTCAGGCTTTTAAAACAGCCAAAATTGTGATCAATCATCCTACTTGTTTTGTACAGCGATCGCTTTATGAACAATTTGGTGGATTTAAACCTGAATATGAAGTAGGTGCAGATCGAGAATTAATGATGAGATTCCACAGTCAAGGTGTAATTTTTATCAATACCAATCAAACTATCGCTAAATTTAGACTAGGAGGCACGACTTCTTACCAAAGTTTAGTGAGTATTTTTAAGCGAGAAATTATCCAAGAATATAAATTACTAAATGCCTATGCAATTAATAAAACAAGAATTGCAATTGTCTTATCGAATAAAGTAATTCAAGCCTTCAGAAAATGGTTATTATATAAACTTTTGGGAGAAAAATTAACGAACCAAATTATTATGTTATACGTTAGCAAAAAATTTACCCTTCCCAGTCAATAA
- a CDS encoding EpsG family protein, with protein MQLNLSRNYKQNILINKNDKAIFLFFGLALWVFIPILGIFPLIFFIHLNQKEKSKLNFVISLLVILTITIFVSSLDIISDLAVYVNNYSKLGTQNPFEISGSQQLEFVLWLISYPVYLISGGSNYAFVFFWSFVFNALTFWVIAKGFSRQNYGLLLLFIVSNPIFINFQGFLVRQYFATLLFLIAVINLDKKLVMWGIYLFSLVTHLANIIYLPLLLLYDKARLFKNKIFMILIIAAGIILPFSSTIVVDLADRIAGLLPAEYGAIILSKTSYYGREQTTEAGILVPLLENLLIFVLIFAFLRNTKFKTAQEKFLYFLYPVLIFVMYIGKDIHMFSNRVAFLLFPLSGIFYYFLIEHKWIIFKRFILTFLIIIKIMYFNYYLYNISIGNNVFHFLNDNVYNSSIFEYIENASHNFVNDVKIKELPNRSFI; from the coding sequence ATGCAACTAAATTTAAGTAGAAACTACAAACAAAATATTTTAATTAATAAAAATGATAAAGCTATTTTCCTCTTTTTTGGTTTGGCTTTATGGGTCTTTATTCCTATTTTGGGTATTTTTCCCCTCATCTTTTTTATTCATCTTAATCAAAAAGAAAAAAGCAAACTAAATTTTGTCATTTCCTTACTAGTAATTCTCACAATTACTATTTTTGTTTCTTCTCTAGATATTATTTCTGACCTGGCAGTTTATGTTAATAATTACAGTAAATTAGGAACTCAAAATCCTTTTGAAATTTCTGGTTCTCAACAGCTTGAATTTGTTTTATGGCTAATTAGCTATCCAGTGTATTTAATTTCTGGTGGCTCTAACTATGCTTTTGTGTTTTTCTGGTCTTTTGTATTTAATGCTCTTACTTTTTGGGTAATTGCCAAAGGATTTTCTCGACAAAATTACGGCTTACTTTTATTGTTTATTGTTTCTAATCCTATTTTTATTAACTTTCAGGGTTTTTTAGTTAGGCAATATTTCGCTACTTTACTTTTTTTAATTGCCGTTATTAATCTTGATAAAAAATTAGTAATGTGGGGAATTTATTTATTTAGTTTGGTTACTCATTTAGCAAATATTATTTATCTTCCTTTGTTGCTGCTTTACGATAAAGCACGTCTATTTAAAAACAAAATTTTTATGATTTTAATCATTGCTGCTGGTATAATTTTACCTTTTAGTAGCACTATAGTTGTAGACCTTGCAGACCGCATTGCTGGATTGTTACCAGCAGAATATGGTGCAATAATTCTGTCTAAAACTTCATATTATGGTAGAGAACAAACTACTGAAGCTGGAATTCTTGTTCCTTTGCTAGAAAACTTATTGATTTTTGTACTGATTTTTGCTTTTTTAAGAAACACCAAATTTAAAACTGCTCAAGAAAAATTTCTTTATTTTTTGTATCCTGTATTAATCTTTGTTATGTATATAGGCAAAGATATTCATATGTTTTCTAATCGAGTAGCTTTTTTACTTTTTCCTTTAAGTGGAATTTTTTATTATTTCCTGATCGAACACAAATGGATCATCTTCAAGCGATTTATTTTGACATTTTTAATTATCATCAAAATTATGTATTTTAATTATTATCTATACAATATTAGTATAGGCAACAATGTATTTCATTTTTTGAATGACAACGTATATAATTCTAGTATTTTTGAATACATAGAAAATGCATCTCATAATTTTGTTAACGACGTTAAAATTAAAGAACTTCCTAATCGCAGTTTTATTTAG
- a CDS encoding glycosyltransferase family 4 protein codes for MKVTHVNRSDSGGGAAIAVYRLHQGLLNLGIDSQILVDDKNSDDYTVIGSPSIFGKGWGKIQSTLDNLPLRFYRHRDRVHFSLQWLPSKINTRLDVIAPDLIHLHWIGGGYFPVEKIAQFNRPIVWTLHDMWAFTGGCHYSQQCDRYKQSCGQCPILKSNQNWDFSRWLWQRKAKAWQNIDLTIVTPSKWLAQCANASSLFKDSRIEVIPNGLNIKKYRPIDKQLAKDLLNLPQDKQMILFGAISATRDPRKGFNLLQTALKYLSLSTLPERSELVVFGSSQPVQKLDLGFKTHYLGYLYDELSLTIAYAAADVMVVPSTQEAFGQTASEALACGTPVVGFNATGLQDIVDHQQNGYLATPYDPEALAKGIAWILEENPERRQRLSICARAKIEQQFTVERQAQTYLKLYEDILVNCNATKFK; via the coding sequence ATGAAAGTAACCCATGTCAATAGATCTGATAGTGGTGGAGGAGCAGCAATAGCAGTTTATCGATTACATCAAGGATTGCTGAATCTAGGTATTGACTCCCAAATTCTAGTTGATGATAAAAACAGCGATGACTATACCGTTATAGGTTCACCCAGTATATTTGGCAAAGGATGGGGTAAGATTCAATCCACTCTAGATAATTTACCTTTGCGTTTTTATCGGCATCGCGATCGCGTTCATTTTTCTCTACAATGGTTACCCAGTAAAATTAATACTCGACTAGATGTGATCGCTCCTGATTTAATTCATCTACATTGGATTGGTGGTGGTTATTTTCCCGTCGAAAAAATTGCTCAATTTAACCGTCCTATCGTTTGGACACTACATGATATGTGGGCGTTTACTGGAGGTTGTCACTACAGCCAACAATGCGATCGCTATAAACAATCTTGTGGTCAATGTCCGATCCTCAAAAGTAACCAAAATTGGGACTTTTCTCGTTGGTTGTGGCAACGTAAAGCTAAAGCATGGCAAAATATCGATTTAACAATTGTTACCCCTAGTAAATGGTTAGCTCAGTGTGCTAATGCTAGTTCTCTATTTAAAGACTCACGAATTGAAGTCATTCCTAACGGTTTAAATATTAAAAAATATCGACCTATTGATAAACAGCTAGCTAAAGATTTGTTGAATTTACCTCAAGATAAACAGATGATTTTATTTGGTGCAATTAGTGCCACAAGAGATCCACGCAAAGGTTTTAACCTGTTACAAACTGCTTTAAAGTACTTGAGTCTATCAACATTGCCAGAGCGAAGCGAACTTGTTGTGTTTGGTTCATCGCAACCTGTACAGAAATTAGATTTAGGTTTTAAAACTCATTATTTAGGTTATCTTTATGACGAGCTTTCTTTAACTATTGCCTATGCTGCTGCTGATGTGATGGTAGTTCCTTCAACTCAAGAAGCATTCGGACAAACTGCTTCTGAAGCCCTAGCTTGTGGTACTCCTGTGGTAGGATTTAACGCAACTGGTTTACAAGATATTGTCGATCATCAACAAAATGGCTATTTAGCAACACCATATGACCCTGAAGCTCTAGCAAAAGGAATTGCTTGGATACTAGAAGAAAACCCAGAGCGTCGGCAACGTTTATCAATTTGTGCTAGAGCCAAAATAGAACAGCAATTCACCGTCGAAAGACAAGCTCAGACATACCTCAAACTTTATGAAGATATTTTAGTAAATTGTAATGCAACTAAATTTAAGTAG
- a CDS encoding methyltransferase domain-containing protein, with protein sequence MTINLNELIINGKCVCTEAQIQQMQQLLSSCPNHSPSVEQMWQMLDEVWDRLGCDNENLDWDKISAFYNHPVWILNGLFIEQHELSKQHRQCISNWINLHSEKIQSVVDYGGGMGTLAKLIAENNPNLSIDIYEPYPSQVAIERLSTYPAVQFIDKLNSNAYDCLVSTDVLEHVVDPLNLFAQMIDSVKLGRYLIIVNCFDPVIKCHLPRTFHLRYTFKIFAKLMGLKSIGICPGNRHANVYLKTTDQSFDWQQIRKVEALSKSVYPLLNWLNQSYKGLKQYVR encoded by the coding sequence ATGACGATCAATCTCAACGAACTCATTATCAATGGTAAATGTGTTTGTACTGAAGCGCAAATCCAACAGATGCAGCAATTACTATCATCCTGCCCTAATCATTCACCATCAGTAGAACAAATGTGGCAAATGCTAGATGAGGTTTGGGATCGACTTGGTTGTGATAACGAAAATCTTGATTGGGACAAAATTTCTGCTTTCTACAATCATCCAGTCTGGATTTTAAATGGTTTATTTATCGAACAGCATGAGCTATCAAAACAGCATCGTCAGTGCATATCTAACTGGATCAATCTTCATAGTGAAAAAATTCAATCTGTCGTCGATTATGGTGGAGGCATGGGAACTCTAGCTAAATTAATTGCAGAAAATAATCCCAATCTTAGTATAGATATCTACGAACCCTATCCCAGTCAAGTAGCCATTGAGCGATTAAGTACCTATCCTGCTGTTCAATTCATTGACAAGCTAAACAGCAACGCCTATGATTGCCTCGTTAGTACCGATGTCTTAGAACACGTTGTCGATCCTCTTAATCTATTTGCTCAGATGATCGATTCTGTCAAATTAGGTCGATATTTAATTATTGTTAATTGTTTCGATCCAGTGATTAAATGCCATCTGCCGAGAACTTTTCATTTACGTTATACATTTAAAATATTCGCAAAATTAATGGGACTCAAATCGATTGGAATTTGTCCAGGAAATCGTCATGCTAATGTATATCTTAAAACAACCGATCAATCCTTCGATTGGCAGCAAATCAGAAAAGTAGAAGCACTATCAAAATCTGTCTACCCATTACTAAACTGGCTGAATCAAAGCTATAAGGGTTTGAAACAATACGTAAGATGA
- a CDS encoding glycosyltransferase family protein, whose protein sequence is MKTPVVLLIFNRPNTTEKVFETIRQAKPPKLLVVADGARSDRPGEVEKCHAARKIIDRVDWDCQVLTNYSEVNLGCKVRVSSGLDWVFNQVEEAIILEDDCLPHPTFFRFCEELLDYYRDDRRIMVISGDNYQLGRKRTNYSYYFSRYNHCWGWASWRRAWQHYNLEMKLWPQIRDDNWLQSIIEEPHTAKYWQKIFQNVYEDKINSWAFRWTFACWLQSGLTVLPNVNLVSNIGFGSESTHTTKAKNIFANLAVEEMDFPLQHPPFVIRDAQADRFTQKYNYTLPLTKRLINKTQKVFNQYFS, encoded by the coding sequence ATGAAAACTCCTGTTGTTTTGCTAATTTTCAATCGCCCCAATACAACTGAAAAAGTGTTTGAAACTATCCGTCAGGCAAAACCACCAAAACTGTTAGTAGTTGCTGATGGAGCTAGAAGCGATCGCCCTGGTGAAGTAGAAAAATGTCATGCAGCTAGAAAAATCATTGATCGCGTCGATTGGGACTGTCAAGTTTTGACTAATTACTCTGAGGTTAATCTGGGCTGTAAAGTAAGGGTTTCTAGTGGCTTAGATTGGGTATTTAATCAGGTTGAAGAGGCAATTATTTTAGAAGATGATTGTCTGCCTCACCCTACTTTCTTTCGTTTTTGTGAAGAATTGCTTGATTATTATCGAGATGACCGACGCATCATGGTAATTTCTGGTGATAACTATCAATTAGGGCGTAAGCGCACTAACTATAGCTACTATTTCTCTCGCTACAATCACTGCTGGGGTTGGGCAAGTTGGAGACGAGCGTGGCAACACTATAATCTTGAAATGAAACTCTGGCCACAAATTCGGGATGATAACTGGCTGCAATCGATTATAGAAGAACCGCACACAGCAAAATACTGGCAGAAAATTTTTCAAAATGTCTATGAGGACAAAATTAATAGTTGGGCATTTCGCTGGACATTTGCTTGTTGGCTTCAGAGTGGTTTAACTGTTCTTCCTAATGTAAACTTGGTAAGTAATATTGGTTTTGGTTCAGAAAGTACTCACACCACAAAAGCTAAAAATATTTTTGCTAATCTTGCTGTAGAAGAGATGGATTTTCCTCTTCAACATCCACCCTTTGTAATTAGAGATGCTCAAGCTGATCGCTTTACTCAAAAGTATAACTATACTCTTCCTCTAACCAAGCGTTTAATTAATAAGACTCAAAAGGTTTTTAACCAGTATTTTTCCTAA
- a CDS encoding RNA-guided endonuclease InsQ/TnpB family protein, whose product MEQVLTIVCKLNPTKEIAQEIEATLFAFADACNYANEQVKPNITSKTTIQNMVYQTLREKFGLSANLAVRACARVGANRKTAKLKNNHGAYKVRRFPLHTASPVKKFAPTSADYDARIFAYREKDESVSLTLLSGRYHIPLDIGNYQRGKLKGRNPTSAQLCKHRDGKYYIHIQVKDEPQSPISSNKVIGVDFGRTDIAVTSNNQKWSGKQITQVRDKYSKIRASLQKKASKGTRSSRRRCRRLVKLLSMREKRFQAWVNHNISKTIINQALKSNALVSIEDLTGIRDRTNQKPRSKRERRLSNSWSFYQLRSFLEYKGIKYGVEVLAVPPQYTSQTCYRCLHIGLRSAKSFKCVNSNCLWHGDADWNGSLMIQALGLSVRQPEGSRLFCSLDRDDSGLLKAIGLQPA is encoded by the coding sequence ATGGAACAAGTATTGACGATTGTTTGCAAGCTTAACCCCACTAAAGAAATTGCTCAAGAAATTGAAGCAACACTTTTTGCTTTTGCTGACGCTTGTAACTACGCCAACGAGCAAGTTAAACCAAACATAACCAGCAAAACAACCATTCAAAATATGGTTTACCAGACATTGCGCGAAAAGTTTGGTTTGAGTGCAAATCTTGCTGTTAGAGCTTGTGCCAGAGTTGGGGCTAATCGTAAAACAGCCAAGTTGAAGAACAACCACGGGGCTTACAAGGTGCGGAGATTTCCTCTGCACACAGCCTCTCCAGTTAAAAAGTTTGCTCCTACAAGTGCTGATTACGACGCTCGAATTTTTGCCTACAGAGAAAAAGACGAATCGGTTAGTCTTACTTTGCTCAGTGGCAGATACCATATCCCATTGGATATTGGGAATTACCAAAGAGGAAAGCTTAAAGGTAGAAACCCTACTTCTGCTCAACTTTGTAAACATCGTGACGGGAAATACTACATCCATATACAAGTTAAAGACGAACCACAATCGCCAATTAGCTCTAATAAGGTTATAGGGGTAGACTTTGGACGAACTGATATAGCTGTAACATCTAATAATCAGAAATGGTCTGGGAAACAAATAACTCAAGTTAGAGATAAATATTCTAAAATTCGTGCTTCTCTCCAAAAGAAGGCATCGAAAGGCACACGAAGTAGTCGGCGTAGATGCAGACGGCTTGTGAAACTGTTGTCGATGAGAGAGAAAAGATTTCAGGCATGGGTTAACCACAATATCAGCAAAACCATAATCAACCAAGCACTCAAAAGTAATGCTCTTGTTAGCATCGAAGATTTGACGGGAATTAGAGACAGAACTAATCAAAAGCCAAGATCTAAGCGAGAAAGAAGACTCAGCAATAGCTGGAGCTTTTACCAGCTTCGTTCGTTTCTGGAATACAAGGGAATTAAATACGGCGTTGAGGTCTTGGCAGTACCGCCACAATACACGAGCCAAACCTGCTATCGCTGTCTTCATATTGGTTTGCGTTCTGCAAAATCTTTCAAGTGTGTTAACAGTAATTGTTTGTGGCATGGCGATGCTGATTGGAATGGAAGCTTGATGATTCAAGCACTGGGGCTGAGTGTAAGGCAGCCTGAAGGTTCGAGGCTTTTCTGTTCTTTGGATAGGGATGACTCAGGGCTATTGAAAGCTATCGGGCTTCAGCCCGCGTAG
- a CDS encoding GFA family protein has protein sequence MSERNVAKGSCLCGAVNISTTSMNPHVAACHCSMCRKWGGGALLGVECNDGVSFDGEENIGVYQSSEWAERGFCNKCGSHLFYRLKQNNHYYIPVGIFDNSEGLIFDLQVFIEQKPKYYSFANQTKNMTGEELFTMFTSSSEN, from the coding sequence ATGTCTGAACGAAATGTTGCCAAAGGTAGCTGCCTGTGCGGAGCAGTAAATATATCCACAACTAGTATGAATCCTCATGTAGCAGCGTGTCATTGTAGTATGTGTCGCAAGTGGGGTGGAGGAGCTTTGTTGGGAGTCGAATGTAACGATGGTGTTAGTTTCGATGGTGAAGAGAATATTGGAGTTTATCAATCTTCAGAATGGGCAGAGAGAGGATTTTGTAACAAGTGTGGCAGCCATCTATTTTATAGATTGAAACAAAATAACCATTACTATATACCTGTAGGGATTTTTGATAATAGTGAAGGTCTTATTTTCGATCTTCAAGTATTTATTGAACAAAAGCCGAAATATTATTCTTTTGCTAATCAAACCAAGAACATGACAGGAGAAGAATTATTTACCATGTTTACATCTTCATCAGAAAACTAA
- a CDS encoding DoxX family protein, with protein sequence MNKNIILDNKETLRGIFAVSMIIAGITHYLAPYQYIKIVPSVLPYPDALVYISGFFEIVGGIALLIPALSQAAAWGFVLLLIAVYPANINMAVNHIHVDHIPDSNLLQAIRLPFQFVLIAWAWWFTKEPKKINNI encoded by the coding sequence ATGAATAAAAACATAATTTTAGATAATAAAGAAACTCTTCGAGGCATATTTGCAGTTTCCATGATTATCGCTGGAATCACACATTATTTGGCGCCCTATCAATATATAAAAATAGTGCCATCGGTTTTACCCTATCCCGACGCACTTGTTTATATCAGTGGTTTTTTTGAAATTGTCGGCGGGATTGCGTTACTAATTCCGGCCCTTTCTCAAGCTGCTGCTTGGGGCTTTGTTTTATTACTAATTGCAGTATATCCAGCTAATATCAACATGGCAGTCAATCACATTCATGTCGATCATATACCCGATAGCAATTTACTACAAGCAATTAGATTACCATTTCAGTTTGTTCTAATTGCCTGGGCGTGGTGGTTTACCAAAGAACCAAAAAAGATCAACAATATTTAA
- the uvsE gene encoding UV DNA damage repair endonuclease UvsE, translating to MDNKQETKDFPVLGLVCITASSEVRFRTITRRVLLKLEIKEQEQKLQEIYEANIDRLQQAIAFCQREKIRLYRMSSNLFPFADTNIGKDVLNQLSHKLNQVGNLIQKSGIRLVLHPDQFVVLNSDSPEVIQNSIRILQTHAHIFDLLQLPRSPWALMNIHGGKGNRAERLLETVNNLSDSIRSRLSFENDEHTYSAAEILEICQATKVPMVFDAHHHIIHEELDSYDHPSVGEMLAAAKTTWEVPQWQLVHISNGRDRFLDSKHSDLITQMPSSFRNAPWIEVEAKKKEQAIAKIRQEWLQSVKYF from the coding sequence ATGGATAACAAACAGGAAACAAAAGATTTTCCCGTCTTAGGATTAGTCTGTATTACAGCTTCATCAGAAGTACGTTTTCGTACCATTACTCGTCGGGTTTTATTAAAGCTTGAAATTAAAGAACAAGAACAAAAACTTCAAGAAATATATGAAGCAAATATAGACCGATTACAACAGGCGATCGCTTTTTGTCAAAGAGAAAAAATTAGATTATATCGCATGAGTTCTAATTTATTTCCTTTTGCAGATACAAATATTGGTAAAGATGTCTTAAATCAATTAAGTCATAAGCTTAACCAAGTAGGTAATTTAATCCAAAAATCGGGGATTAGATTGGTACTGCATCCCGATCAGTTTGTGGTTTTAAATTCTGATTCCCCTGAAGTTATTCAAAATAGTATAAGAATTCTCCAAACCCATGCTCATATTTTCGATTTATTGCAATTGCCTCGTTCTCCTTGGGCATTGATGAATATTCATGGCGGTAAAGGCAATCGCGCTGAAAGATTGCTCGAGACTGTTAACAATTTATCCGATTCAATTCGTTCTCGTTTAAGTTTTGAAAATGACGAACATACTTATAGCGCAGCAGAAATTCTAGAAATCTGTCAAGCAACCAAAGTTCCTATGGTATTCGACGCACACCACCATATTATCCATGAAGAATTGGATAGTTACGATCATCCTAGTGTAGGAGAAATGCTCGCAGCAGCAAAAACTACTTGGGAAGTTCCTCAATGGCAATTGGTTCATATTTCCAACGGACGCGATCGCTTTTTAGATTCTAAACACAGCGATTTAATTACCCAAATGCCTAGTAGCTTTCGTAATGCACCTTGGATTGAAGTCGAAGCAAAAAAAAAGGAACAAGCGATCGCAAAAATTCGCCAAGAATGGCTTCAATCAGTTAAATATTTTTAA